CCGACCACGGCGACCACCTCACCAACCTCGGTGCCGCCCTGCGGGAATGGCTGGGCAGGTCTGAGAATCCGGCGGGTGCCGACAGGGCGCTGGAGACCCTCCGGACCGCCGTCCTGGCGCTGCCGCAGGAACACATCTCCCGAGCCCGGTGCATCGTCGACTTCAGCCGCGTGCTGGAGAGGAAATTCGAGCAGACGCGGGACCTGCGGGACATGGACGAGGCTGTCGAGTTCGCCCGTGCCGCCGTCCGGGCAGTCCCACCGGACCACCCCAACCACGCCGCCTGCCTGACCGAACTCGGCACCCTCTTCCATGCCCGGTTCGGCCTCTCGAAGGAACCGGACGACCTGAGCAGAGCGGTCGAGGCGTATCGGGCCGCGGTCCGGGCCGTCCCTGACGGGCACACCGCTCTTGCCTCGTGCCTGCACAACCTCGGCGTCGTTCTCCGAGCCCGGTACGTGCACACGGGAGAGCAGTCCGACCTCGAGGAGGCCATCGAGGTGCGCCGCGCGGCGCTGCGGGGCGCCCCCGATGACCATCCGAACCGTGGCATCTTCCTGTCCGGTCTCGCCGAAGACCTCGGCGAACGGTTCGCCCGTACGCGGAGTTCACGGGACGCGGACCAGGCAATCGACGCCGCCCGGGGCGCTGTTGACGTCACGCCCGGGGACCACTCGAACCACGCTGCCCGCATGTACGACCTGGGTGAACTGCTCATGAGCCGGTTCGATCTGGGGCGGGACCCCACCGACCTGAATGAGGCGGTCGTGGCGTACCGCGCCGCTGCCGGGGCCTCCCCGACGACCGACCCCAACTATGCGGGCCGCCTGTCCAACCTGAGCACCTCGCTGCGCAGGAGGTTCGAGTCCACGGGGGACCCCGCGGAACTGGCGGAGGCCATCGAGACAGGTCGCGCCGCCGTGCGCGCCGCCCCGCCGGGTCACCCCAACCACGCCGTCACGTTGACAAACCTGGGCACCTCGCTGCGTGTGAGGTTCGAGTTCACGCGGGACCCCGCGGAGCTGACGGAGGCCATCGAGACGGGTCGTTCCGCCGTGCGCGCCGCCCCGCCGGGTGACCAGAACCACGTCGGCTGCCTGGCCAACCTCGCCGACTCGCTACGGGCACGATGCGAACTCACCGGGACCCTGAGCGATCTGAACACGGCTGTCGAGGCGAGCCGCTCGGCCGTCCGCGCCAGCCCGCCGGGCCACCCCAACCTCGCTCACTGCCTGTCCACTCTCGGGATCGTCCTGCAGAGACGGGCCGAGCGCACCGGAGTACTGGGCGACCTCGACGAGGCCGTCGAGGTGAGCCGCGCGGCCGTCCACGACAGTCCGCCGGGCCACACCCATCACGTCTCGTGCCTGACCAACTTCGCCATTGCCGTGCAGGAGCGCTTCGAGCGCACCGGGGAGCTCCGCGACCTGGACGAGGCCGTCGCAGCGCAACGCGCCGCCGTCGACGCCACCCGCTCGGATGATGGCGAACACGCCACACGGCTGTCCAACCTCTCCATCGCCCTGCGGGAGCGGTACGTCCGTACCGGCAGTCTGCAGAACCTGGACGAGGCCGTCGAGACGGGGCGTACCTCTGTCCGCGCCGCCTCACCTGGGCACCGCCGCGCGATGTGCCTGTCCAACTGTGGCAACGCGCTGCGCGTTCGGTTCGAGCACGCCAGGGAACTCGAGGACATTGACGAGGCCATCGCGATGGGCCGTGAGGCGGTCCGGGCCGAGGGGGACCGGGACCACACCAAGTTTCTGGTCAACCTGGGTGCGTATCTGCGCCTCCGGTTCACGCACACCCGGGATCGGGCGGACCTGGACGAGGCCGTGCGGTTGGCCCACGCTGCGGTGGCCGCCCTTCCCGAGGACCATCCCGACCACGCCCAGTGGCTGTTCAACCTCGGTCTCGCGCTGCGCGAGCAGTTCGAGAACACTGGGCGGTCCGCCGACCGTGAGGCGGCGACCGCCGTGTGGGAGCGGGTGGCGACTACGGGAACGGCAGCGCCACGGAATCGGATACGTGCGGCGCAGCTCGCGGCGGATCTGATCGCGTCCGTCGAGCCCGGCCGGGCGGCCGGGCTCGCAGAGACAGCTGTCCTTCTCCTCCCGGAGGTGGCACCGCGCCGACTGCGCCGGGGCGATCAGCAGCACGCGATCAGCAGCAACACGTTCGGCCTCGCCGCCGAAGCGACGGCCTTGGCCCTGGCCGACCCCGACGGCACCGAACGCGAGCGGGCCGAACGGGCACTGCGCCTGGCCGAGGCCGGACGCGCCGTCCTGCTGTCCCAAGCCCTGGACACCCGCAGCGACTTGACCGACCTACGGGGGAGACACCCGGAGGCGGCCGCCCGGTTCACCGAGCTCCGTGCGGCACTCGACCAGGACTTCGGAGCGGCTGGCGCGGATGCCGGAAACGGCCATGCCGGGGGTGCGGGCAACGAACGCCACCGTCTGGCAACGGAGTTGGAGGAGGTCTTGCGCACCATCCGGGCAAACGAGGGGTTCGGTTCGTTCGGTCTGCCGCCGTCCCTCGCCGACCTGCGGGCCGAGGCCGCACAGGGCCCCGTGGTGGTGTTCAACGTCAGCCGCCACCGGAGCGACGCGCTCCTGCTCACCCGCGACGGCATCCGCTCGCTCCCGCTGCCCGGGCTCACCCCAGGCACGGTCCTCGGTCGGGTCAGAGGCTTCTACCGGGCGCTCGACGAGGCAACCGCGCCCGGCAGTGACCGGGTCGCCGCACAACTGGCACTCCGTCAGACCCTCGAATGGCTGTGGGAGGCCGCCGCGGAACCGGTGCTTTCGGCCTTGGGAGACGTCCTTCCCCCGCCCCGGCCAGGAGCACCACTGCCTCGCGTGTGGTGGGCGCAGGGCGGACTGCTCGGGTTACTGCCCCTGCATGCCGCCGGATTCCACGCCGACGCGGACGAAGGCCCTCGATCCCGCACGGTCATGGACCGTGTGATCTCTTCGTACGTACCGACCGTCCGCGCCCTGCACCATGCGCGAAGCCGCCGCTCGGGCCCCGTGGACCACGCCACGTCCCTGATCGTCGCCATGGAGACCACCCCGGGCCAAGGCTCCCTGCCGCACGTCCCCGCGGAGGTCCGACTGGTCCGGAGGCACCTCCCCGGCGCGATCGAACTCACCGGGCCCGCCCCTGCCCCTGGGGGCTCCGCCACGCCGCCCAGCCCCGCCCCTGCGACCACAGCCGGCGTCTTGTCCCGGCTCCCCCGGTGCGCGGTCGCCCACTTCGCCTGTCACGGCGTCAGCGACCGGACCGACCCCTCCCGCAGCCGGCTGCTCCTGCACGACCACGCCACCACACCGTTGAGCGTTCAGGCGCTCACCCAACTCACGCTTGATCAGGCGCAGTTGGCGTATCTCTCTGCCTGCAGTACCGCAGACCCCGGAGACTCCAACCTGCTCGACGAGTCCATCCACCTCACCAGCGCTTTCCAACTCGCCGGCTTCCCGCACGTCGTCGGCAGCCTGTGGTCGGTCGACGACCGTCTGGCAGTCGAGATTGCCGAGTCCTTCTATGCCCACCTGACCACCGGCCCACCCGGAACGCTCGACCCCTCGCAGTCCGCCGCTGCCCTCCATCACACCATCCGCTCCGTACGCAACCGCTACCCGGCCACCCCGTCCCTCTGGGCGGGCTATCTCCACGCGGGTGCGTAGAAGAACGGCCCGGCGGGGTACTGTCCGGGCCGCAGGCGCAGTCCGTCGATCAGCTGTTGGTCAGGCGTTCCTTCGTCTCCTCGGGTCGGATCCGGGCCTTCAGCCGGGGCAGGGCGAGGCCCAGGAGTACGAGGACGACGCCCAGGATCCTCGGTCCGGACGGGACCGTCCGCTGGTTCACGCAGTCGATCGTGACGGCGGAGAGCACCTGGCCGCTGATGACCAGCAGCGAGGCGTTCATCGCGCCGAGCCGGGGGAACACATGGCTGTTGACGGCGACGAACAGGGCGCCGAACACCCCGCCGAGATAGGCGGCCACCGGTGCGGAGTGCGCGTCGGGGCGGCTGTGCAGGGCGAGGAGGACCACGCTCAGGAACGCGAATCCCACCACGTGGTTCCAGACCGATGCCCTGAACGGGCCGATTCTGGTGCTGAGTTGGCCGTTGACGGCGCGGCTGGTGCCGATGATCAGGCCGTTGAGGAGCGCCAGCAGTACGTAGAGGATCACGCTTCAGGCTCCGACGACGATCAGGACGCTGCCCGCCAGGACGCATCCGGCGGTGGCCAGGTCCATGGCGGTGATACGGCGCTTCGGGATGCGCAGCAGCCCCAGCCGGTCGCCGGCGATCCCGAAGAGGACCTGCCCGGTGAGCATCAGGGCGATGGTGCCGGACAGTTCCAGGCTGCTGTTCACGGCGATCGCGGAGAGGATCACCACGACCGCGCCGGGGATCCCGCCGAGGTAGAACCAGAGCGGTGTCCGCCCCTGCTCCTCTCCCGGCGGCGCCCCCGCGTCCGGCGGCGGTTTGCGCAGGGTGCGGGCCGTCGCCGCCACCAGGGCGAAGGCGACCAGGGCGCCGATGGCATGGGCGGCCCAGGCGGCGTACACCGCCGTGCTGTGGTGGGCCAGTTCGCCGTTGAACTGCGTCATCAGGGTCAGGAGTACGCCGCCCGCGACGGCCAGCAGCCAGTCGGTGGCGCGTACCGTCACCGCGCCGGCCCGTTCTGTTCGGCCGAGGTGAGCTCCGGCAGGCTGTGGATCCCGTACGTGACGGCGCCCGATCTCATTCCGGCGGCCAGGTGACCCAAGGAAGTCCTTTCGTCCCAGCTCCGGTGAGTCGCCGCGCGCCATGGGCCGCACCCCAACTGACCGCTTCCCGAAGGTCGTTGGGGGTCGATTCGTCTGGCTGCCTTCGACCGTACGGAGGTTTTGCTGCGCCGGTGTGAACAGCATGTGGCAGCCCTCCCCGGACCGCTCGGCCTCAGCCCAGTTGGGCCCAGGACGGCAGAACGCCCGCAAGCTGGCAGACCATCAAGTAGAGGGGAATCGGCGGGGTGTACGGCACTTCGGCGTCGGGCCAGTGGATGAGGCGGGGGCGGCGCGCGGGGACGCAGGCGCCCGGGGCGTAGTGGGCCGGTTCGGGCCAGCGGAGGTCCCGGTCGGAGCCGGCGGGGACGATCCACCACCACCAGCCGGTCTCGGTGTCGGCGAAGACGCTGCCGGGGCGCGGCAGTCGCGCCATGAGACGCAGACCGTGATGCTCGGGAACCCCTACGGCGTCGCAGCCGAGCGGCGTCCAGAGGGCGGGGTCGCGGGAGAGTACGGACCTCAGCACGGCAGCTCCGCCCAGACGGTACGGCCCGGGGCACGCCCCTCCGACTCCACGCCCCAGGCGGCGCTGACGGCGTCGACCAGCAGCAGCCCGCGGCCGTGCTCGCCCCGGGGCGTACGGCAGAGCTGAGGCCCGTCGGCCGCCCGGCCCTGGTCCTCGACGGAGATGCGCACCACGCCCTCCGCGGTACGCAGTCCGACCACCACCCGGTCGCCGCGGGCGTGCACCACCGCATTGGTGAACAGCTCGGAGACCACCAGTGCGGCCGTGTCCAGCAGGTCCCCGGTCAGGCCCCATTCGGCCATGCGTCGCTGCATCAACCGGCGCGCCCGGCCCACCGATTCGGGGCGTGCGGGTAAATCGAATCCGTACCTGCGCTCGCAGAGGAGCAGGGGGACGAGCGCACTGCCAGGAGCCACGACCAAATCCTCACCACGGGGAGGCAGCGCCGGGTCACGCCTCCCCCCGGGGGCGCGCGGCAACCGCGTGAACTGGTTCAGTGATCTACTGTCCACCCGCCACCGACACCTTGGCAAGGGGCACTCTGAAATGTGCAGAGTGGAGTTCCCGTGAGCGGGACGGCGTGGCACACTGCTGCCAACTGCCCATGCGGAGGTCTGAGTTGAGTGAACCGCGGTCCGCCCCCACCGTTGGCCAGGTCGTTCTCGGTAAGCGCTTGCTGGATCTGCGTGAACGAGCGGGGCTCAGCCGCGAGCAGGCCGGCAAGGTCCTGCGGGTCACCCCTGCCACGATCCGTCGGATGGAGACGGCCGAGGTCTCACTCAAGATCCCGTATGTGCAGCTGCTCCTGAAGGCCTATGGCATCACGGAGCAGGAGTCCGAGTCCTTCGTCGAGCTGGCGGAGGAGGCCAACAAGCCCGGCTGGTGGCAGAGTTTCCACGGGATCCTGCCGGACTGGTTCTCCATGTACGTCAGCCTGG
The sequence above is drawn from the Streptomyces sp. NBC_01465 genome and encodes:
- a CDS encoding CHAT domain-containing protein is translated as MAATGDSSAVLEPAALAEADALARCIADDKRDLEARHALGWLYFRRAEAFSVAEAEQDRQASLEFLTPCFQMGRQDLPDPLFPQLAERSVPLAKALLRRTTQEPAGPQKLSAVTAALWRRVMRHVPETHPNHTAWLHEFVTALRLRYARAGDLRILDEAIEVTRAVVRATSRSPAEHAGTLSNLGNLLRMRSAHTQETADLDEAVEIHRAAVSAAPVLHPVRSGALSNLAITLSARFARTGAREDLDSSLEASRVAVQISPVDLPDHGDHLTNLGAALREWLGRSENPAGADRALETLRTAVLALPQEHISRARCIVDFSRVLERKFEQTRDLRDMDEAVEFARAAVRAVPPDHPNHAACLTELGTLFHARFGLSKEPDDLSRAVEAYRAAVRAVPDGHTALASCLHNLGVVLRARYVHTGEQSDLEEAIEVRRAALRGAPDDHPNRGIFLSGLAEDLGERFARTRSSRDADQAIDAARGAVDVTPGDHSNHAARMYDLGELLMSRFDLGRDPTDLNEAVVAYRAAAGASPTTDPNYAGRLSNLSTSLRRRFESTGDPAELAEAIETGRAAVRAAPPGHPNHAVTLTNLGTSLRVRFEFTRDPAELTEAIETGRSAVRAAPPGDQNHVGCLANLADSLRARCELTGTLSDLNTAVEASRSAVRASPPGHPNLAHCLSTLGIVLQRRAERTGVLGDLDEAVEVSRAAVHDSPPGHTHHVSCLTNFAIAVQERFERTGELRDLDEAVAAQRAAVDATRSDDGEHATRLSNLSIALRERYVRTGSLQNLDEAVETGRTSVRAASPGHRRAMCLSNCGNALRVRFEHARELEDIDEAIAMGREAVRAEGDRDHTKFLVNLGAYLRLRFTHTRDRADLDEAVRLAHAAVAALPEDHPDHAQWLFNLGLALREQFENTGRSADREAATAVWERVATTGTAAPRNRIRAAQLAADLIASVEPGRAAGLAETAVLLLPEVAPRRLRRGDQQHAISSNTFGLAAEATALALADPDGTERERAERALRLAEAGRAVLLSQALDTRSDLTDLRGRHPEAAARFTELRAALDQDFGAAGADAGNGHAGGAGNERHRLATELEEVLRTIRANEGFGSFGLPPSLADLRAEAAQGPVVVFNVSRHRSDALLLTRDGIRSLPLPGLTPGTVLGRVRGFYRALDEATAPGSDRVAAQLALRQTLEWLWEAAAEPVLSALGDVLPPPRPGAPLPRVWWAQGGLLGLLPLHAAGFHADADEGPRSRTVMDRVISSYVPTVRALHHARSRRSGPVDHATSLIVAMETTPGQGSLPHVPAEVRLVRRHLPGAIELTGPAPAPGGSATPPSPAPATTAGVLSRLPRCAVAHFACHGVSDRTDPSRSRLLLHDHATTPLSVQALTQLTLDQAQLAYLSACSTADPGDSNLLDESIHLTSAFQLAGFPHVVGSLWSVDDRLAVEIAESFYAHLTTGPPGTLDPSQSAAALHHTIRSVRNRYPATPSLWAGYLHAGA
- a CDS encoding DMT family transporter — its product is MILYVLLALLNGLIIGTSRAVNGQLSTRIGPFRASVWNHVVGFAFLSVVLLALHSRPDAHSAPVAAYLGGVFGALFVAVNSHVFPRLGAMNASLLVISGQVLSAVTIDCVNQRTVPSGPRILGVVLVLLGLALPRLKARIRPEETKERLTNS
- a CDS encoding DMT family transporter, yielding MTVRATDWLLAVAGGVLLTLMTQFNGELAHHSTAVYAAWAAHAIGALVAFALVAATARTLRKPPPDAGAPPGEEQGRTPLWFYLGGIPGAVVVILSAIAVNSSLELSGTIALMLTGQVLFGIAGDRLGLLRIPKRRITAMDLATAGCVLAGSVLIVVGA
- a CDS encoding ATP-binding protein; translated protein: MAPGSALVPLLLCERRYGFDLPARPESVGRARRLMQRRMAEWGLTGDLLDTAALVVSELFTNAVVHARGDRVVVGLRTAEGVVRISVEDQGRAADGPQLCRTPRGEHGRGLLLVDAVSAAWGVESEGRAPGRTVWAELPC